One region of Nycticebus coucang isolate mNycCou1 chromosome 10, mNycCou1.pri, whole genome shotgun sequence genomic DNA includes:
- the LOC128596063 gene encoding galectin-7-like — protein MSNVPHKTTLPEGIRPGTVLRIRGFIPDQAGRFYVNLLCSEEQGADAALHFNPRLDESAVVFNSMEQGTWGREERGPGAPFQRGQPFEVLLIATEDGFKAVVGDEQYHHFRHRLPLARVRLVEMGGDVKLESLKIF, from the exons ATGTCG AACGTGCCCCACAAGACCACGCTGCCCGAGGGCATTCGCCCAGGTACAGTGCTCAGAATTCGAGGTTTCATCCCTGACCAGGCTGGCAG GTTTTACGTGAACCTGCTGTGCAGCGAGGAGCAGGGCGCAGATGCCGCCCTGCATTTCAACCCCCGGCTGGACGAGTCCGCAGTGGTCTTCAACAGCATGGAGCAGGGCACCTGGGGCCGGGAGGAGCGCGGGCCGGGGGCCCCCTTCCAGCGGGGACAACCCTTCGAGGTGCTGCTCATCGCCACCGAAGACGGCTTCAAG GCCGTGGTCGGGGACGAGCAGTACCACCACTTCCGTCACCGGCTGCCACTGGCGCGCGTGCGCCTGGTGGAGATGGGCGGGGACGTGAAGCTGGAGTCTCTGAAGATCTTCTGA
- the LGALS7 gene encoding galectin-7 isoform X2 gives MSNVPHKTTLPEGIRPGTLLRIRGFIPDQASRFYVNLLCSEEQGADAALHFNPRLDESAVVFNSLEQGTWGREERGPGAPFQRGQPFEVLLIATEDGFKAVVGDEQYHHFRHRLPLARVRLVEMGGDVKLESLKIF, from the exons ATGTCG AACGTGCCCCACAAGACCACGCTGCCCGAGGGCATTCGCCCAGGTACACTGCTCAGAATTCGAGGTTTCATCCCTGACCAGGCTAGCAG GTTTTACGTGAACCTGCTGTGCAGCGAGGAGCAGGGCGCAGATGCCGCCCTGCATTTCAACCCCCGGCTGGACGAGTCCGCAGTGGTCTTCAACAGCCTGGAGCAGGGCACCTGGGGCCGGGAGGAGCGCGGGCCGGGGGCCCCCTTCCAGCGGGGACAACCCTTCGAGGTGCTGCTCATCGCCACCGAAGACGGCTTCAAG GCCGTGGTCGGGGACGAGCAGTACCACCACTTCCGTCACCGGCTGCCACTGGCGCGCGTGCGCCTGGTGGAGATGGGCGGGGACGTGAAGCTGGAGTCTCTGAAGATCTTCTGA
- the LGALS7 gene encoding galectin-7 isoform X1, translating to MSHTLLLQNVPHKTTLPEGIRPGTLLRIRGFIPDQASRFYVNLLCSEEQGADAALHFNPRLDESAVVFNSLEQGTWGREERGPGAPFQRGQPFEVLLIATEDGFKAVVGDEQYHHFRHRLPLARVRLVEMGGDVKLESLKIF from the exons ATGTCCCACACTCTGCTCTTACAGAACGTGCCCCACAAGACCACGCTGCCCGAGGGCATTCGCCCAGGTACACTGCTCAGAATTCGAGGTTTCATCCCTGACCAGGCTAGCAG GTTTTACGTGAACCTGCTGTGCAGCGAGGAGCAGGGCGCAGATGCCGCCCTGCATTTCAACCCCCGGCTGGACGAGTCCGCAGTGGTCTTCAACAGCCTGGAGCAGGGCACCTGGGGCCGGGAGGAGCGCGGGCCGGGGGCCCCCTTCCAGCGGGGACAACCCTTCGAGGTGCTGCTCATCGCCACCGAAGACGGCTTCAAG GCCGTGGTCGGGGACGAGCAGTACCACCACTTCCGTCACCGGCTGCCACTGGCGCGCGTGCGCCTGGTGGAGATGGGCGGGGACGTGAAGCTGGAGTCTCTGAAGATCTTCTGA